AATGTGAGGAGTTGATGTCAAAGGGTATTACAGGGACAGGCCGGGGCTTTGATGTTCCTGGCAAGCGCTTGGGTGGCTTTTCTCGTCAGCCTCCCCTCTCTTCTCTTCGCGCAACGGCAGCTACAGCAGCTGAAAAGAGAGTGCGTGCGGGTAATCTGTTACCCTCAGGACCTCAACGTCTTGGCGGTGATAGCAGCATTATGTCACATCTTACCCCAATCCAGGCTGCTGCAATGGCTGCTGAAAGGCGTTTCCTTGATGATGTATGGTGTGGTTCCCAATCCGCAGAGGCttttgaagagaaagaaaatgataGTCACACATGTACGGAACCCCTTTCGGTAAGGTCAGCAAAAAGAAGCAGTAGCTGCTCAAATGCTACCAATTCATCAGGCCCTCCATCTTCCTGGGGATCAGATGTCATTGATTTAACAGAGGAAGAAGCGTCTGAAAGTAGTAGATGTACTAAAAGAAGTTGCAACCCAGCTGGTGATCAAGGTCCTTCGTCTTCATCATCGACTGGTTACAATGCAAACCAAGGCAGAGAAGATACTGCTATGTGGGAGTGTGCAGAATGCACCTTACTGAACCCGGTGAGTCTTGTAAATATTGAGATAAATTGAAGCTTCATGCTATCTAATCCGTAGAATTCATGTTCTGTCCCGTTTTCTTGGAGCAGTTGTTGGCTCCAATATGCGAGCTATGCACTGCGGCAAAGCCAAAGGAAAGGGAGATGAAGCACAAAGTCTGGTCTTGCAAGTTCTGCACGCTTGAAAATGAGGTGATGCTGGAGAAATGTGAGGCTTGTGGTCAGTGGAGATACTCGTATGGACAGCCATTGGCGACTCGTGCTCCTAATGTTGGCACTTGAGGAGGCAGTCCCAGTGTTCTACATGGACTAAAAGTCCAGTCTTACCCATTTTTTTCATATAGCCAACGAGCAGTGACAACAAGATTCTCCAAGTTCTGTAAACCGAATCCCAACTTGGGCATTTAGACCTTTTAACTCCATTTGATATAAAGAATATTTCTATTTGGCAGCAAAGcaaaacacaaaacacaaaacacaaaTAGATGAGCAAACGCAATTCCAAGAAAAATTGCCTTATTTTATACTCTTGTATCATTGCTATCCTTTTGCATTATATCAAACTGTCTGAACTTCCCAGTTCAGCCTGAATTTGAGGATTTTGTCTGTTGTTGTGAACAATCATTTTGATACTTATCTCTGTGTGTGAATTCAGGTATCAAGTTCTTCTTCAATCAGTGCAGGCGCGGAAAAGGTACAATTTGTACTGTCAGAACATACTACAATAGCTCACTTCTGTATGTAGAATTTGTCCACATCTCGTCCCTTGTGAAATAGATTGCCTTATTTCATTACGCTTACTCTTAGAAAGACTACGTAGTGAAACTTTACAACACTGCTCTTTTTTGGTGAGGTAGGCCGTAGGCCTCGAAGTTTGTATGTTGGTTAATATGACTCTATCTAGTACATGGGAATTGGATGGTTCTTAAGATCTTTTGACCAAGTCCATTGGCTATTAACTGTGTGCTGCATCTTCTCTGTGTTTGGGATGTATCTCTTTTACTCGAATGGAATTTATGGATTTGGCACATGGTAGACTATGTTATAAGGCTTTATGAAGAGATTCAGTATCCTTAAAAAGGTGGTGATGTTTCTGCTAGCAGATGGCACAAAAGCAAGAGATTGTGAATAGTTTATGATAAAGAGATGGTCAACAACCACACCATGTATTATAACAAAACGAAACATAGAAAGAGACGAACTGTTCTTGTGttaagattaaaatataaaagaaacacacaaatctAAGCATCACTAGAAGTGTCGAAGTTGTCGATTTTCAAGGGACTGATGTCATCTGCAACTTGGAACCCTCCGACGACTCGGGCAAAGAACACCATTTGTTGCTCCAGTGTGTATTTGATGTTCTCTGCCTGTTAACCAAATTATAAATATGCTTTTGCATTATTACTATAATCATATCTTTAAGACTCAGTCGTTGTACATGCAAAGTGATCAAAGAAAATGTTTACCTTGCGAAAACCGTGTTGTTCTCCTTCGTACTCGACAAGGGCAACAGGCAGACCTTTTTCCTTTAGTGCTTGATAGATTTTACGAGATTGATCCGGGGTTACAACCTGCAACACATACGAAGATGATGAATTCAATCTTCACACACGAGTGGTGAAAAAAACAAGAAGCAAGAGTGGCAAATTTAAAAACCTTGTCTTCCAATCCTTGGAAAAGGATGATGGGGCAAGAGAACCTATCGACGAAGTTGATTGGTGATCTCTCATAGAAATACTTTTCTTCTCCTACATTTGCGTACGTACTAGAGAATTATGGCAGCTGatccaaaacaaaattaaagcaAATATAAATGAGCTCTTCGAGGCATTTGACTCACCAACAAGATTGTCGATATAGCGGGATTCAAACTTATGACCTTCTTCTTTCAGCATTTTTAAGTCAGCCACCTGCATTAAACAGAAGCCAAAGCAAAATATGAATTATCTACCTAGCTCATAAGGTCTTCAAGCACCAATCACCATATGTATTTGAAGAGAAGTGTAAAATTTCTGTTACGGTATTATAATATTAGTGTACTCACCCCGTATAAAGATGCTCCAGCCTTGAAGACATCTCTGAATGCCAATGCTGCAAGAGTTGTGTAACCTCCTGCAGAACCTCCAGATATACAGAGCCGCTTAACATCTGCCTTTCCAGAAGATACCTGCCCAAACCAAACATGTTTTGGAATTTTTGTTTCAACATAAAAATAGGCAAAGAAAATGCATACCAAGTACTTAGCACATCCACAACAGTCATCCACGTCGACAATCCCCCACCTCCGTAACAACCGCTCCCGATACTCTCGACCATAACCTTCAAAATAATGCAACATTTTGTCACAATAGACCAACGTTGTATGCAGACACGCTGAGAATGGGGCACTGAAAACAGGACGTCTCAAGACAATCTTCGTTGACAAAAATGATATAACTGTAGTACAAACCTGTGCTTCCACCATAATTGACATCAACAAATGCCCACCCTCGGCTTGTCCAGTACTGGATATTCAGGTTTAAGGATCCACGTGATTCAGCAGTAGGGCCTCCTGTAGATTCAGAtggttgaaatttttttattaaagaggcATGCATAGCTGATTTTGCAATATTAGGATGAACAAGTTTGAACTAAGCAAGTTTAAAAGCATATGCAAATGGGTATGTTTGCATACCGTGACTCTTGACTAGCAATGGAGGTTTCTCCTCCATGCTAGCGTTGTAGAGCGGATTGGTTGGAGGATAATAGTAAGCATAAGCGTTTTGACCAGGAACCTCTGTTGGAAATTCAATCAATTCTGGCACGCTGAAGAAAGCCTTGTACTTTAGAACATCGGGGGAAGAAGACCAAACAATCTCAGAACTGAGTGCTTTCATCTTATGCTGATCCAGTGTTACCTGTTAATAGAAGAAGCTATAAATCTACTGCTATCCTCAGACACAATATATCCTCAATTAAAACCTACACTGTGAATCAGTTTTTACCTTGGCAACTGATGGTGGTAGAACTGCTGATGCTCCCTCAACATAAAGGCATTGATTACCCAATGTCTGAAAATGGAAGCACAGTTTTTCGTTACTTTTGGATTCAACTGGGAATCAAAGGCACAAACTTGaaaaggacaaaaaaaaaaaacgaatataTTACAATGTTATCATAATCAGTTAAAGGAATATCAAGCAGAGAACATGAACCCTTGGAATCATCCAAAATGCCAAGATATGACTTTCCTTTTTGCCTGCATTCAGGAACAAAAAGTTGTTACCAAACAGAAACACAATTTTTCGATCGCAAATCTACATGGAATATCAGAGAACGGTTGAAGTACTTAAATTTTAGGTTTGCTCCGTATTACCTGTAGCTACACGCAATTATGTTCTTCTCTTCAGAGCACTCGATAATTTCGTAGGAGTTTGTACCGAAAACCCATAACGGTTTTGCAAACTCACCATCCAGAGGATATACTGAAACAACCTCATTGGTACTTTCAATCTGTGACAAAAATTTCATGTATTGATCAAAGGGAGACTAGAAAACTAAAATGTAACTATAAGTGGCAAATGGAAGAGTTTTTTTAACCCATTTATGTATATTCCAAAATCCGTTCTTTCTGTCAGTTACAAAAAAGAGTTCACCTGCACAATAAAGTCAGAGAGTCACAATCTTGGTTAATTGgttagaagaagaaagatgattGCAACGAGTGATTCCTTTTTTATTGTCAGAGACCCTAGTTTAGCCTAAAACTTATGAGAAACAAATGGAATATGGTAGATCGTTTTCTGCATATAATTTCATCTCAGACAAATACCTCTGGGTGACCACTTGGGCTCAGTGGGAGATTCCACATACTCGGGATCACAACCAGCAACACATACACGTTTATCAacaattctgcaaaaaaaaaggtatagGTCTCTGATTAATAATACAATGCAAGTGTAAAGGAATACAAAAAAGAACTATAAAAGCATGAACATGATCAGCGCTTCGGTATAAAGAAATCTAAAGTAATCCATCATATGCAAGTGGAAAGTAGCAGATGCTCACCCGGCCTGGGAAATGTAGCCAACCCAGAGCTGTGCTTTATCCCAAGGCATGTTAGGGTGACTCCATTCAATCCATGCCAATCGCTCACAGTTGGGGTCCAATCGTGGAAAGGCATAAAAATCATTGCCACTGACAAGAacttttggttctggatcacAAAAGAAGTACATTGCAAGTGTCAATGATCACCCACCCGGCACCCATATGAATTAATATCAGGGCAAGTAATAATACTTGACCCACTACAAAAAAAGTTggatatatgatgatgatgattttacCTTCAAGTGTCTCTGCACTTAAATTGACCTCCACAATGGTGGTAATAGGGTTTGATGTGTCCTGGCGACCATCTACAAAGTCCATCCAGCCAGTCAGATGAGTTATAAAATCACTGACACAACACAAACACAACGAACGAACGAACCTTCCCTAACAGTAATGTAGCGGTGAAAGCGGGCATCAAAGACTCCATCGGCATAAGTAACAGCTGGGGAACCATAATCAGGGGTGATTGGCTTCGGAGGTGAATCTGAAAGTAAAGAACAACAAACAACATTGAGCCAATTAAGCAAActcgaagagagagagagagagagagagagagaggtgttcTAATTACCTTTGTGAAGAATGTGTTGCTTGTAAAGGCGCTGATCTTTGTAATTGGAGAAAACAAGTTGATCATCATCGTCTGAGGATGAAATCCGGAAAGCACCACCACCGTACTCTTGAGTTAGAGTCCTCACTGCCAACTCTTTTGGTGTGATATCAATTGGTTCCTTTTCTCCTCCCACCACCAAAACCCCTCTCCTTCCAAATTCAAATCATTCGCATCAGTGTTTCTGATTGAAATCAAAGTAGGTAGGAAGATAAGATACCCTGATTCGTTGGGGCGAGACTCGAGCCAGACGAGACGGCCGCGGGAATCGACGGCGGTGCCGCCGAGACGCTTCGAAGAACCGGAAACGATGTCGGCCGTGATCGGGGACTTCCAGGAGCCATAAGGAGCGGTGATTTTCTCTTGAAGAGgaggggaagaagaagacgacgacaTGGATGCGAAAGAGCGAGATGGTTtgaaggagaagagattgaatctttgtttgatggaagaagaagaagatggagaaaggAAGAGATGGCGAGCGTTAGAGGacaaggaggaagaagaagggaaaCGAGTGAGTGAGGTCAAGACTGCCATTTACTCTCATCCTAGAATTTAATTTACTAATTTACCAACAACACTCAGGCACGTGCTTGGGCTTGGTTTGTGATGGGCTTATAATGGTGGCTCCGTTATGTTGTCTACTAGTATTATACCCCTTTTTTAACTCCATTATCCGATATTCAGTATCACTAAAAGGTGGTATTGTTGTTTCTGCCAGCAAGAGAATAGGATCAAGCTTAGATCATATTTTAGTGATACGatcttgatatttattcaagTTCCAACTTGATAAGATAATTCACTCATTGGTTTAAAGGAATGTGGATTACCCAAAAGTTTATAAGGTGTACATTGTTTATCACAAAGATATTCATTCAGATTCTTGTTATAACCACAGATATCCTAGAGTATATTCGACATTCTTCAATATTCTGTGAGAAGCAAACTAAATAGTAGTGTAGGGATTTTGTGTGTTTCGGTAAACTGAAGAGCCACTCTCATTTGAACGGTTGAAGTTGAAATGAAAACCAAATCATGTATGTGTGGTTGTGGGCAATGATAACGAAAGATTAGGatgtgattttgattttttttccttgttgtTTTCTGATGTCAAAGACCCTTAAATTCCAACTAGATAAGATATTTTAACTCATCGGTTTACAGAATATGGATTCTTACACAACCAATATTTTGTCACATTATACCATGTGTCAAAGCATCGTTTAGACGCAATTGACAATAATGATAATATAACGTTTCTCTATACTTTTAAGTTTAATAACCAGTCAGTTGATTATCCTTACAATTTGGAATTTCCACTATTGACTAGTGAATTTATGTAACCATAATAATGGTCTTTCTAACCTTTTTCTTTGTGAACTAGCTTTTCATGTGTGCTATAAATTAtactataaatgtagattttcTTGCGTGAGTAAAATACTATCAAATTTTGTAGTTTACTCTAATCACACTTGAAACCTGTCAGTAGTGTAAAACCAAAATTGTGTGTAAAAGAACTGGTCACTAGTATGATACTATCAACACTGAAGATAAAAGCAATAATacaattaatcaaattaatCAGATCCTAATTATAAGAATGAGAAATAGGATTAGATTCATTCTTCTTGCTTGAAAGAGGAAAATGATTAGATTCAGCCATTCCGGTAACCTTGAAGAATCAATGGAGACTTTAGACAAACATATATGTCATTACAAACGTCACCGTTCTTCTTGTTTTACTTTTCTACAAATAATGTTTCATGTGTGATAAAAAGAACTGGTATTTTATTGTTTCGCAGAAATTTAGATAAggacaaaattttatacccgtagaaactCTAACACTGATAGAAAGATTTTATCAGAGAGAAGATAAATTTGAGGTTTAGAGATGCGTAATACAACGAACGTAAAtgttcgtatatatagaaagaaattCACTGTGTAAATAGTGCAGCGGACCccacatattttatatttttcaacatAAACGGCTGGCTGCTGGCTTTCTTAGCTGtctttcataacactcccccttggggaccggtgtcactatccactctcgcttaacgtctttgttgcctcgttaaaaacctttccaggaaaacccaatgggaaaaaccatagtaaggtaaaaagagtacaaccacgtaagctccccctcgaataagCAGTCATATATCCTTCTGATGGCGCATTCCAATGTtgtggatgtgttttctgaataccgaggtagggagtgattttttgaagaggtcggctgcattgtcgcatgatcgaacatatcttacttcaatctctttattcttctcgagctcttgagtgtatgagaagaacttcggaggtatatgtttggttctatcgcttttgatatatccttccttcgtttgagcaacacatgccgcgttatcttcatatagataGTTGGCTCCGCattttcgtcaatcccactgcttgaacagatgtgtcggcttattgatcttagccatacacattctctacttgcttcatggagtgcaatgatctcagcgtgatttgaagaagtagcaacaagtgtctgcttctgagaacgccaagatatggcggtgcctccaattgtaaaaacatatcctgtctgggatcgagctttgtgtggatctgacaaataacctgcatctgcaaaaccaatcatttgaccttttgaacttttaggataaaacaagcctaaatcagttgttccttgaaggtaacgaaagacatgtttaattccattccaatgtcttcgtgt
The window above is part of the Brassica napus cultivar Da-Ae chromosome C3, Da-Ae, whole genome shotgun sequence genome. Proteins encoded here:
- the LOC106354105 gene encoding uncharacterized protein LOC106354105, which translates into the protein MGPFVCDNGGVCVFVPPLCIKSGFQISVYLLREGLNLRAGMNLGELNKVWEIKALKKKPREEEARKILEKVANQVQPIMTRRKWRVKLLSEFCPTNPRLLGVNVNRGVHVKLRLRRVNHDGDFLSYHEVLDTMLHELCHNAHGPHNASFYKLWDELRKECEELMSKGITGTGRGFDVPGKRLGGFSRQPPLSSLRATAATAAEKRVRAGNLLPSGPQRLGGDSSIMSHLTPIQAAAMAAERRFLDDVWCGSQSAEAFEEKENDSHTCTEPLSVRSAKRSSSCSNATNSSGPPSSWGSDVIDLTEEEASESSRCTKRSCNPAGDQGPSSSSSTGYNANQGREDTAMWECAECTLLNPLLAPICELCTAAKPKEREMKHKVWSCKFCTLENEVMLEKCEACGQWRYSYGQPLATRAPNVGT
- the LOC106429057 gene encoding uncharacterized protein LOC106429057, which codes for MAVLTSLTRFPSSSSLSSNARHLFLSPSSSSSIKQRFNLFSFKPSRSFASMSSSSSSPPLQEKITAPYGSWKSPITADIVSGSSKRLGGTAVDSRGRLVWLESRPNESGRGVLVVGGEKEPIDITPKELAVRTLTQEYGGGAFRISSSDDDDQLVFSNYKDQRLYKQHILHKDSPPKPITPDYGSPAVTYADGVFDARFHRYITVREDGRQDTSNPITTIVEVNLSAETLEEPKVLVSGNDFYAFPRLDPNCERLAWIEWSHPNMPWDKAQLWVGYISQAGIVDKRVCVAGCDPEYVESPTEPKWSPRGELFFVTDRKNGFWNIHKWIESTNEVVSVYPLDGEFAKPLWVFGTNSYEIIECSEEKNIIACSYRQKGKSYLGILDDSKGSCSLLDIPLTDYDNITLGNQCLYVEGASAVLPPSVAKVTLDQHKMKALSSEIVWSSSPDVLKYKAFFSVPELIEFPTEVPGQNAYAYYYPPTNPLYNASMEEKPPLLVKSHGGPTAESRGSLNLNIQYWTSRGWAFVDVNYGGSTGYGREYRERLLRRWGIVDVDDCCGCAKYLVSSGKADVKRLCISGGSAGGYTTLAALAFRDVFKAGASLYGVADLKMLKEEGHKFESRYIDNLVGEEKYFYERSPINFVDRFSCPIILFQGLEDKVVTPDQSRKIYQALKEKGLPVALVEYEGEQHGFRKAENIKYTLEQQMVFFARVVGGFQVADDISPLKIDNFDTSSDA